A single genomic interval of Abditibacteriota bacterium harbors:
- the mnmG gene encoding tRNA uridine-5-carboxymethylaminomethyl(34) synthesis enzyme MnmG — MKYDTIVVGAGHAGIEAACASARLGHETLLLTINLWHIGHMPCNCSIGGPAKSHLVREIDALGGQMALAADACYTHIRMLNTGKGPAVRALRVQADKRAYEAYMSRLVLNTPHLQVRQGLVEELLTEDGYARGVRISTGVAFYADNVILTTGTFLRGLIHIGSTRFSSGRAGEMAADRLSESLTEQGFRLGRLKTGTPARVHRRSIDYSRCQVQPSEPDAGAFSYMNEGLVKEDLADCYLTYTNSATRDIIMANLSRSAMYGGMIDGVGPRYCPSIEDKYVKFSQRTDHQVFLEQEGADSDEIYLQGMSSSMPEEVQEAFIHTIPGLEHAEILRPGYAIEYDFIQPTELCRSLETKKIKGLFLAGQINGTSGYEEAAGQGLVAGINSAMRSEGREPFTVGRDEGYIGVMIDDLVTKGVNDPYRLLTSRSEYRLLLRQDNADLRLTAKGREAGLVSDDRWCVFCEKKRFIDSEIGRLESTSLKPGDEALRSLSVTLKDRAVTLAELLKHPDITYADIIAARGEELRCKPGTAMEIELMIKYEGYIRRQMDQVERSVHLERTRIPPDIDYEQLVSLSRECREKLMKIRPDTIGQALRVPGITPADAGLLSVYVHQLSKRGDL, encoded by the coding sequence ATGAAGTATGATACCATAGTAGTCGGAGCGGGGCATGCCGGCATAGAAGCGGCCTGCGCCTCGGCGCGACTGGGTCATGAGACGCTGCTCCTGACTATCAATCTGTGGCACATAGGACACATGCCCTGCAATTGCAGCATAGGGGGGCCTGCCAAAAGCCATCTGGTCAGGGAGATAGATGCTCTCGGCGGGCAGATGGCTCTGGCCGCCGACGCCTGTTATACCCATATCCGTATGCTGAACACAGGCAAGGGACCGGCAGTCAGGGCGCTCCGGGTCCAGGCAGACAAGCGGGCCTACGAAGCCTATATGTCCCGTCTGGTGCTCAACACCCCCCATCTTCAGGTGCGTCAGGGCCTGGTGGAAGAGCTGCTCACAGAGGACGGGTATGCCCGGGGCGTCCGCATCTCTACCGGAGTGGCCTTTTATGCCGACAACGTGATACTTACCACCGGCACCTTTCTCAGGGGTCTCATCCATATAGGCAGCACCCGCTTTTCTTCGGGCCGCGCCGGCGAGATGGCTGCGGACCGACTGTCCGAGAGCCTTACGGAGCAGGGCTTCCGGCTGGGCAGGCTCAAGACCGGGACGCCGGCAAGAGTGCACAGGAGAAGCATAGATTATTCCAGATGCCAGGTCCAGCCATCGGAGCCCGACGCGGGAGCCTTTTCCTATATGAACGAAGGTCTGGTCAAGGAGGATCTGGCTGACTGTTATCTCACCTATACCAACAGCGCCACAAGGGATATCATCATGGCCAATCTTTCCCGCTCTGCCATGTACGGGGGCATGATCGACGGAGTAGGCCCCAGATACTGTCCCAGCATAGAGGACAAATACGTCAAGTTCTCTCAGAGGACCGATCATCAGGTGTTTCTGGAGCAGGAGGGGGCGGACAGCGACGAGATATATCTTCAGGGGATGAGCAGCTCCATGCCGGAGGAAGTCCAGGAAGCATTCATCCACACCATCCCCGGACTTGAGCATGCTGAGATACTGAGGCCCGGCTACGCCATCGAATATGACTTTATACAGCCCACGGAGCTCTGTCGCTCTTTGGAGACCAAGAAGATAAAGGGGCTCTTTCTCGCCGGTCAGATCAACGGCACCTCCGGATACGAGGAGGCTGCTGGACAGGGTCTGGTGGCGGGCATCAACAGCGCCATGCGTTCCGAGGGCAGAGAGCCCTTTACCGTGGGGCGGGACGAGGGCTATATAGGCGTCATGATAGACGACCTGGTGACCAAGGGGGTCAATGACCCCTACAGGCTGCTCACCAGCCGTTCGGAATACAGGCTCCTGCTGAGGCAGGACAACGCCGACCTCAGGCTCACGGCAAAGGGCCGGGAAGCGGGTCTGGTGTCCGACGACAGATGGTGCGTCTTCTGCGAGAAAAAGCGGTTCATCGACAGTGAGATCGGGCGTCTGGAGTCCACGTCCCTGAAGCCGGGAGATGAGGCCCTCAGGTCTCTTTCGGTGACCCTGAAGGACCGCGCCGTCACTCTGGCGGAGCTGCTGAAGCATCCGGACATCACTTACGCCGACATTATAGCCGCCCGGGGGGAAGAGCTGCGCTGCAAGCCCGGTACCGCTATGGAAATAGAGCTCATGATAAAATACGAGGGCTATATCCGCCGCCAGATGGATCAGGTCGAGAGGTCCGTTCATCTGGAAAGGACCCGCATCCCCCCGGACATCGATTATGAGCAGCTGGTCTCCCTGTCCCGGGAGTGCAGGGAAAAACTGATGAAGATACGTCCGGACACCATAGGGCAGGCCCTGAGAGTGCCCGGCATTACTCCCGCCGACGCGGGTCTGCTGTCGGTGTATGTGCATCAATTGTCAAAGAGAGGTGACTTGTGA
- a CDS encoding HAD-IIA family hydrolase produces the protein MNKIISSADEKLTYIFDLDGVVYRGVTPQPHAPESINELGRLGHSVWYFTNNAAQTRTSYVEKLAGMGITASEDRVMTSAYATGLYMSDNYSLEGKSVLCVGHEGIIDEMRRLGLTCGTGSELKKYDFVVAGIKRDITYNEIWAAMYAIRNGAVFIATNTDKTFPLEKGMLAPGGGVIVNAISTATDVVPYVCGKPNTFAIDRIMAISGSDREHTVMVGDRLDTDIAVANNARITSALVMGGVTSKEAALAAEGVEKPDHIIEDLRGLLPS, from the coding sequence ATGAACAAGATCATCAGCTCGGCCGACGAGAAGCTCACCTACATTTTTGATCTTGACGGAGTGGTTTACAGAGGCGTCACGCCTCAGCCTCACGCCCCGGAAAGCATCAACGAGCTGGGCAGGCTGGGACACTCGGTCTGGTATTTCACCAACAACGCGGCCCAGACAAGAACCTCCTATGTGGAAAAGCTGGCAGGCATGGGCATCACCGCCTCGGAAGACCGGGTCATGACCAGCGCCTACGCCACCGGTCTGTATATGTCCGACAACTATTCTCTGGAGGGCAAATCGGTGCTCTGCGTGGGTCACGAAGGCATCATAGACGAGATGCGCAGGCTGGGGCTTACATGCGGCACAGGCTCTGAGCTGAAAAAATACGATTTCGTGGTAGCCGGTATCAAAAGAGACATCACCTACAATGAGATATGGGCCGCCATGTATGCCATCAGGAACGGAGCGGTGTTTATCGCCACCAACACTGACAAGACCTTCCCCCTGGAAAAAGGCATGCTGGCTCCCGGCGGCGGCGTCATAGTCAACGCCATATCCACCGCCACCGACGTGGTGCCCTACGTATGCGGCAAGCCCAACACCTTTGCCATAGACAGGATCATGGCCATATCGGGCTCGGACAGAGAGCACACGGTCATGGTGGGCGACCGTCTGGACACCGACATAGCGGTAGCCAACAACGCCCGTATCACCTCGGCTCTGGTCATGGGAGGCGTCACCTCCAAAGAGGCTGCGCTGGCCGCCGAAGGCGTGGAAAAGCCGGATCACATCATAGAAGACCTGCGGGGGCTGCTGCCGTCATGA
- the thiD gene encoding bifunctional hydroxymethylpyrimidine kinase/phosphomethylpyrimidine kinase, protein MTPVALTIASVDSSSGAGVTRDLSVFGDLGVYGMSCTCNVTSQNSCGVHRIFRVAPAIIADQIDCALKDVTPGAVKIGMFYSLRAGAIIEQRIKKYGLRNIVLDTPRISKNTTPIITERAFKFLRARLLPLADVITPNAEETEALTGMHITDLSGSREACRVLCDMGAKNVIVKGGHLDTPTDILYDGRDYYEVPGEPCGRRVHGTGCTFSAALCAGLALGKSMPDAFADAKSYVNEQIIRSKRFGKTDIYYFVQGE, encoded by the coding sequence ATGACACCGGTCGCTCTGACTATCGCTTCCGTGGACAGCTCCTCCGGAGCCGGCGTCACCAGAGACCTCTCCGTATTCGGAGATCTGGGCGTTTACGGCATGAGCTGCACCTGCAACGTCACCAGCCAGAATTCCTGCGGAGTACACAGGATCTTTCGGGTGGCTCCGGCGATCATAGCCGATCAGATAGACTGCGCCCTGAAGGATGTGACTCCCGGGGCTGTGAAGATAGGCATGTTTTACTCCCTCAGAGCGGGAGCGATCATCGAGCAGAGGATCAAAAAATACGGTCTCCGCAACATAGTCCTGGACACTCCCAGGATCAGCAAGAATACTACGCCCATCATCACGGAGAGAGCTTTCAAATTTCTCAGGGCGCGCCTGCTGCCTCTGGCCGACGTGATCACCCCCAACGCGGAGGAGACGGAGGCCCTGACCGGCATGCATATCACCGACCTGTCGGGGAGCCGGGAGGCCTGCAGGGTCCTTTGTGACATGGGAGCAAAGAACGTCATCGTCAAGGGCGGACATCTGGACACGCCCACTGACATCCTCTACGACGGCAGGGACTATTATGAAGTCCCGGGAGAGCCCTGCGGCAGACGGGTCCACGGCACAGGCTGCACCTTTTCCGCCGCTCTGTGTGCCGGACTGGCCCTGGGCAAAAGCATGCCCGACGCCTTTGCCGACGCCAAAAGCTACGTCAACGAGCAGATAATCAGGTCCAAACGGTTTGGCAAAACCGATATATATTATTTCGTACAGGGAGAATAG
- a CDS encoding CTP synthase — protein MNTKYIFVTGGVVSSVGKGICTATMGRLFKSRGLKVSVQKFDPYINIDAGMLTPIQHGEIFITEDGAQGDLDLGHYERFVDINTTLLSDITTGIIYDNVIKKERQGAYKGGTVQVIPHITNEIIETLVKNSEEQAADISIVEIGGTVGDMEGLPYLEAIRQFKKRIGFDNVINVHLTLIPSVGTWNELKTKPTQHSVIKLRELGIQPDILVCRTKSPISSDMKDKISLFCDVPKEAVIESCDVDTIYEIPLIYEKAGVADYICKRFGIEKRPADLKKWTTMIDAIKHPKEKCNIAIVGKYVENGDAYLSLAEACKHGAVELGNGVNILWVDTADFASHTPAELLKDADAIIVAPGFGERGAEAKIQAVRYARENNIPFLGIAYGMQLAAVETARNLCGLDKANSIEVDSKTPHPIVCARPSVSKYDNYGPCMRLGSFPCRLEEGSVIKSIYGSELIYERHRHRYDLNNKYKAALAEAGMLCTGFSPDNTIVEVIERRDHPFFVGVSYNPEYKSRPDVPHPLFLAFIKKAFEYKHGKQ, from the coding sequence ATGAACACAAAATACATTTTTGTTACCGGCGGCGTCGTTTCGTCAGTAGGTAAAGGTATTTGCACAGCGACCATGGGACGGCTGTTCAAAAGCCGCGGTCTGAAGGTATCGGTTCAGAAATTTGATCCGTATATCAACATAGACGCCGGCATGCTGACTCCCATACAACACGGCGAGATATTCATCACCGAGGACGGCGCCCAGGGCGATCTGGACCTGGGGCACTACGAAAGATTCGTGGACATCAACACCACCCTCCTTTCGGACATCACCACCGGCATCATATATGACAACGTGATCAAAAAAGAGAGACAGGGCGCCTACAAGGGCGGCACCGTGCAGGTCATCCCCCACATCACCAACGAGATCATAGAGACCCTGGTCAAGAACTCCGAGGAACAGGCGGCCGATATATCCATAGTGGAAATAGGCGGCACCGTAGGCGACATGGAAGGCCTGCCCTACCTGGAGGCCATCCGCCAGTTCAAAAAGAGGATCGGCTTTGACAACGTCATCAACGTGCACCTGACCCTCATTCCTTCCGTAGGCACCTGGAACGAGCTCAAGACCAAGCCCACTCAGCACTCCGTGATCAAGCTCAGAGAGCTGGGCATACAGCCCGACATTCTGGTATGCCGCACCAAATCCCCCATATCCTCCGACATGAAGGACAAGATATCCCTGTTCTGCGACGTGCCCAAGGAAGCCGTCATAGAATCCTGCGACGTTGACACCATCTACGAGATCCCTCTCATCTATGAAAAGGCAGGCGTGGCCGACTACATTTGTAAGAGATTCGGCATAGAAAAGAGACCTGCGGATCTCAAAAAATGGACCACCATGATCGACGCCATCAAGCATCCCAAAGAAAAATGCAACATAGCCATAGTAGGCAAATACGTGGAGAACGGCGACGCCTATCTGTCACTGGCCGAAGCCTGCAAGCACGGCGCAGTGGAATTGGGCAACGGCGTCAATATCCTGTGGGTGGACACGGCAGACTTTGCTTCCCATACCCCCGCAGAGCTCCTGAAGGATGCGGACGCCATCATAGTAGCCCCGGGCTTCGGAGAAAGAGGAGCCGAGGCCAAGATACAGGCGGTCCGTTACGCCAGGGAAAACAACATACCCTTCCTGGGCATAGCCTACGGCATGCAGCTTGCCGCGGTGGAGACAGCCCGGAACCTGTGCGGGCTGGACAAGGCCAACTCCATCGAGGTGGACAGCAAGACTCCTCATCCCATCGTGTGCGCCAGACCCTCTGTGTCCAAGTATGACAACTATGGCCCCTGCATGAGGCTGGGCTCCTTCCCCTGCAGACTGGAGGAGGGCTCTGTCATCAAGTCCATATACGGCAGCGAACTCATATATGAAAGACACAGGCACAGATACGATCTCAACAACAAATACAAGGCCGCTCTGGCCGAAGCAGGCATGCTGTGCACCGGCTTTTCGCCCGACAACACCATTGTCGAGGTCATCGAGCGCAGGGATCACCCCTTCTTTGTGGGCGTCAGCTACAATCCCGAATACAAGAGCAGACCCGACGTGCCCCATCCCCTGTTTTTGGCATTCATCAAAAAGGCCTTTGAATACAAGCACGGCAAACAATAA
- a CDS encoding zinc ABC transporter substrate-binding protein: MKIKLFLLLLTAALLLGGCRKDADPVSDLSVVCSTTSLTRVAKALSENTAISIHQVVPDNVNIHTFTLSQKDMKSLHDADLVVIYSPELEFWASKVPSGKLLVINKDLPNFEPIYIGKDTVNPHTWLDPVYESEIIDLMVSRFSVINPSAKESFRGKAKRLQENIRKLDKNIQADASAGMLKDVYVICSHPSLAYFFRRYGIDNVDYIQTGEGEEPSVKHLNQLITKAKNAKRCVVICEEQFDDKAADTIIRESRARKVEFNPQTPNYDDDMWRMFMNLTD, from the coding sequence ATGAAAATCAAGCTATTCCTTCTTTTATTGACAGCGGCTCTCCTCCTGGGGGGCTGCCGCAAGGACGCGGATCCCGTGTCCGACCTGTCGGTAGTGTGCTCCACCACGTCTCTGACCAGAGTGGCAAAGGCCCTGTCCGAAAACACTGCCATCAGTATCCATCAGGTAGTGCCGGACAACGTCAACATCCACACCTTCACTCTGTCCCAAAAGGACATGAAGAGCCTTCACGACGCCGATCTGGTGGTGATCTATTCCCCCGAGCTGGAATTCTGGGCATCCAAAGTCCCCTCGGGCAAGCTGCTGGTCATCAACAAGGACCTGCCGAACTTCGAGCCTATCTATATCGGCAAGGACACCGTGAACCCTCACACCTGGCTGGACCCCGTGTATGAAAGCGAGATCATCGATCTGATGGTCAGCAGGTTCTCCGTCATCAACCCCTCTGCCAAGGAAAGCTTCAGGGGCAAGGCAAAGAGACTGCAGGAAAACATACGCAAGCTGGACAAAAACATCCAGGCAGACGCATCGGCGGGCATGCTGAAGGACGTGTACGTGATATGCTCCCACCCGTCTCTGGCCTATTTCTTCAGACGCTACGGCATAGACAACGTGGACTATATCCAGACGGGAGAAGGCGAAGAGCCCTCCGTCAAGCATCTGAACCAGCTCATCACCAAGGCCAAAAACGCCAAGCGCTGCGTGGTCATATGCGAAGAGCAGTTCGACGACAAGGCCGCCGACACCATCATCAGAGAATCCCGGGCGCGCAAGGTGGAATTCAACCCTCAGACGCCCAACTATGACGACGATATGTGGCGTATGTTCATGAACCTGACAGACTGA
- a CDS encoding metal ABC transporter ATP-binding protein has protein sequence MTPALEIRRVSFRRNGAYVLKDIDFTLEKGAYATIIGPNGGGKTTFIKLICGLLKPCEGSIKVFGTEPARQKVCYVPQTKDIDRTMPFKVKDVILMGRKLGLFARTDSSDEDAAVRAARDAGVEAFLDRQMKELSGGEQQRVLIARALATGGELLLLDEPITGIDPGGTAAIHRILEELKYKGKTIVYVSHDLGLISEVTDTVACINVRLFAHGSPSEVITGENLKELFGTGMAYLYHRLGYTLVGEHTHSAGGPD, from the coding sequence ATGACACCTGCCCTTGAGATCCGCCGCGTTTCTTTCAGGAGAAACGGAGCCTACGTGCTGAAGGATATAGACTTTACCCTGGAAAAAGGAGCCTACGCCACCATCATCGGTCCCAACGGCGGCGGCAAGACCACCTTTATCAAGCTGATATGCGGTCTGCTGAAGCCCTGCGAAGGCTCCATAAAGGTGTTCGGCACAGAACCCGCCAGACAAAAGGTCTGCTACGTCCCCCAGACAAAGGATATAGACAGGACCATGCCCTTCAAGGTGAAGGACGTGATCCTTATGGGCCGCAAGCTGGGTCTCTTTGCAAGGACGGACTCCTCGGACGAAGACGCAGCCGTCAGGGCTGCCCGGGACGCGGGAGTAGAAGCCTTTCTCGACAGGCAGATGAAGGAGCTGTCGGGGGGCGAGCAGCAGAGAGTGCTTATAGCCCGGGCTCTGGCAACCGGCGGCGAGCTGCTGCTTCTGGACGAGCCCATCACCGGCATCGACCCCGGCGGCACGGCAGCTATACACAGGATACTGGAGGAGCTGAAATACAAGGGCAAGACCATAGTGTACGTGAGTCACGACCTGGGGCTCATCTCCGAGGTCACGGACACAGTGGCCTGTATCAACGTCCGGCTGTTTGCCCACGGCTCTCCCTCTGAGGTCATCACAGGTGAAAATCTGAAGGAGCTCTTTGGCACAGGGATGGCCTATCTGTATCACAGACTTGGCTACACTCTCGTGGGCGAGCACACCCACTCCGCAGGAGGTCCCGACTGA
- a CDS encoding metal ABC transporter permease: MAEGLFQYEYMRYAFACGAIIGVLCAIIGVYVILRGMSFLGVGISHSAIGGTAIGVAAGIPTELSAFVYCMLTVWIIGLLSSENRMKLDAAIGVLFAFSQALGIFIFSLTPTLRSDLNSYLFGSIVSVDLQQLVLSACALLLIGAVLICVYRPLNSMIFDAEFAQVCGVRVTLLHYLLLLLTAVCVVCSMQIVGVLLVSALIVIPASAARLLFRTMKSLLFSSALFGALSCILGLVISYYTDTAPGPVIVLFSGFIFLACWMLNRARQK, translated from the coding sequence ATGGCGGAAGGCTTGTTTCAATACGAATACATGCGCTATGCCTTTGCCTGCGGAGCCATCATAGGCGTGCTGTGCGCCATCATAGGCGTCTACGTCATCCTCAGAGGCATGAGCTTTCTCGGGGTAGGCATCAGCCATTCCGCCATAGGAGGCACCGCCATAGGCGTAGCGGCAGGCATCCCCACGGAGCTGTCGGCCTTTGTCTATTGCATGCTGACCGTATGGATCATAGGGCTGCTGTCCTCCGAAAACCGCATGAAGCTGGATGCTGCCATCGGTGTGCTGTTTGCCTTTTCCCAGGCTCTGGGCATTTTTATCTTTTCCCTGACGCCCACCCTGCGCTCGGACCTGAACAGCTATCTCTTCGGCAGCATCGTGTCCGTGGACCTGCAGCAGCTGGTGCTGTCCGCCTGCGCTCTGTTGCTCATAGGAGCCGTGCTGATATGCGTGTACAGACCTCTCAATTCCATGATCTTTGACGCGGAGTTTGCCCAGGTATGCGGAGTCAGGGTCACCCTGCTCCACTACCTCCTGCTGCTCCTCACTGCCGTCTGCGTGGTGTGTTCCATGCAGATAGTGGGAGTCTTGCTGGTCTCCGCTCTCATAGTCATTCCCGCCTCGGCGGCCCGTCTGTTGTTCCGCACCATGAAGTCCCTGCTCTTCTCAAGCGCTCTGTTCGGCGCTCTTTCCTGCATACTTGGGCTGGTGATCAGCTATTACACTGACACGGCGCCGGGCCCGGTGATAGTGCTCTTTTCGGGCTTTATCTTTCTCGCCTGCTGGATGCTGAACCGCGCCCGACAAAAATAA
- a CDS encoding indolepyruvate oxidoreductase subunit beta, with product MKSVNISLVGVGGQGTLLASEILCRTALLAGMDVKKNEVHGMAQRGGSVMSQVRIADKVYSPLVPTGGTDVLISFEKVEALRYAHLVSEDGICYVNDQEIRPITVSTGQQEWPEAIDEKINSAFGRVKIIPALKLAGELGNVKVANLIMLGALSVNTDIPEEIWLEAIKALVKPKFVEINLKAFALGRELG from the coding sequence ATGAAATCCGTAAATATATCTCTCGTGGGAGTCGGCGGCCAGGGAACGCTGCTGGCCAGTGAAATACTGTGCAGGACCGCCCTTCTGGCGGGAATGGACGTCAAGAAAAACGAGGTCCACGGCATGGCCCAGCGCGGCGGCTCCGTCATGAGCCAGGTGCGTATTGCCGACAAGGTGTATTCTCCGCTGGTGCCCACCGGCGGCACGGACGTGCTGATATCCTTTGAAAAGGTGGAGGCCCTCAGATACGCTCATCTGGTGAGCGAGGACGGCATTTGCTACGTGAACGATCAGGAAATAAGACCCATCACCGTGTCCACAGGTCAGCAGGAATGGCCCGAGGCCATAGACGAAAAGATCAACAGCGCCTTTGGCCGCGTCAAGATCATCCCCGCTCTGAAGCTGGCCGGGGAGCTGGGCAACGTCAAGGTGGCGAACCTGATAATGCTGGGAGCCTTGTCGGTGAACACCGACATCCCGGAGGAGATCTGGCTGGAGGCCATCAAGGCTCTGGTCAAGCCGAAGTTCGTGGAGATCAACCTGAAGGCTTTTGCTTTGGGCAGAGAGCTGGGTTAG
- the iorA gene encoding indolepyruvate ferredoxin oxidoreductase subunit alpha translates to MKKVLSANEAVAHAAYAAGINVASSYPGTPSTEIMENLKQFPEIYAEWSVNEKVGCEVAIGASFAGARSMTTMKHVGLNVAMDPLMTFSYVDGNGGMVVVSADDPGMHSSQNEQDNRNVARFARIPMFEPSDSQEAYDMFRAAVSLSEEVKQPVLFRMTTRVCHSSGVVDLGDFRRAEPSGLRYEKNVTRTCPIPAFARQMRVRLEEKMKKLAAISEESPFNFEEIRDTRIGVVTSGVSYQYVREAMPQVSVLKLGFTNPIPREKIAAFAGKVDRLYVIEEGDKYLEEQILSMGISLAPHSDMLKIGELNPDRVADFYAEITGSAAPVRKAPAQDLPARPPVLCPGCSHRPVFYALNKLGCIVTGDIGCYSLGLMKPLDALDTIICMGGGITNAHGFEKGGETRPVVGIVGDSTFFHSGITGLVNMVYNKSHGTIIISDNRITAMTGHQDNPGTGSTLRGEPTSAVDLEALCKGIGVKRVRTINPYNIKETIDAIKEEIEAPELSVIISKYPCMLTGVKHNKTYFVDPDKCKACGMCIGLGCQAILRGEKTGNRYQAKIDPVLCAGCGMCSQLCKFGAIQEKSK, encoded by the coding sequence ATAAAAAAAGTCTTATCTGCCAATGAGGCAGTGGCTCACGCGGCGTATGCCGCGGGTATCAACGTGGCCAGCTCTTATCCCGGTACTCCTTCTACGGAGATCATGGAGAATCTCAAGCAGTTTCCCGAGATCTACGCCGAATGGTCTGTCAACGAGAAGGTGGGCTGTGAGGTAGCCATCGGCGCATCCTTTGCCGGAGCCCGCTCCATGACTACCATGAAGCACGTGGGCCTCAACGTGGCTATGGATCCTCTGATGACCTTTTCGTACGTGGACGGCAACGGAGGCATGGTGGTGGTCAGCGCAGACGACCCCGGGATGCATTCTTCGCAGAACGAGCAGGACAATCGCAACGTGGCCCGCTTTGCCAGGATACCCATGTTCGAGCCTTCGGACAGCCAGGAGGCCTACGATATGTTCAGGGCTGCCGTATCCCTCAGCGAAGAGGTCAAGCAGCCGGTGCTGTTTCGTATGACCACCCGCGTCTGCCATTCCTCCGGCGTGGTGGACCTGGGCGATTTCAGGAGAGCAGAGCCCTCCGGCCTCAGATATGAGAAAAACGTGACCCGCACCTGCCCCATACCTGCCTTTGCCAGACAGATGAGAGTAAGGCTCGAGGAAAAAATGAAGAAGCTGGCGGCCATATCCGAGGAGAGCCCCTTCAACTTCGAAGAGATCAGGGATACCCGGATAGGCGTCGTCACCAGCGGAGTCAGCTATCAGTACGTCAGGGAGGCCATGCCTCAGGTCAGCGTGCTGAAGCTGGGCTTTACCAATCCTATCCCCCGGGAAAAGATCGCCGCTTTTGCCGGCAAGGTGGACAGGCTGTACGTGATCGAGGAAGGGGACAAGTATCTGGAAGAGCAGATATTGTCCATGGGCATCAGTCTGGCTCCTCATTCCGATATGCTCAAGATAGGCGAATTGAACCCCGACCGCGTGGCGGATTTCTATGCCGAGATCACCGGCTCAGCCGCGCCTGTGAGAAAGGCTCCGGCTCAGGACCTGCCGGCACGGCCTCCCGTGCTGTGTCCCGGCTGCAGCCACAGACCCGTGTTTTATGCTCTGAACAAGCTGGGCTGCATAGTCACCGGTGATATAGGCTGTTATTCTCTGGGGCTCATGAAGCCTCTTGACGCTCTGGACACCATCATATGCATGGGCGGCGGCATCACCAACGCTCACGGCTTTGAAAAGGGCGGCGAGACCAGACCCGTGGTGGGTATCGTAGGCGACAGCACCTTTTTCCACAGCGGCATCACCGGACTGGTGAATATGGTGTACAACAAGTCCCACGGGACCATCATCATCTCCGACAACAGGATCACCGCTATGACCGGCCATCAGGACAATCCGGGCACCGGCAGCACTCTGAGAGGCGAGCCTACCTCCGCCGTGGACCTGGAGGCTCTGTGCAAGGGTATCGGAGTAAAGCGGGTAAGGACCATCAATCCCTACAATATCAAAGAGACCATCGACGCCATCAAAGAAGAGATCGAGGCGCCGGAACTGTCGGTCATCATCAGCAAATATCCCTGCATGCTCACGGGAGTGAAGCACAACAAGACCTACTTTGTGGATCCCGACAAGTGCAAGGCCTGCGGAATGTGCATCGGGCTGGGCTGTCAGGCTATCCTGAGAGGCGAAAAGACCGGCAACAGGTATCAGGCAAAGATCGATCCCGTATTGTGCGCGGGCTGCGGCATGTGCAGCCAGCTGTGCAAATTCGGCGCTATACAGGAGAAAAGCAAATGA